A region from the Benincasa hispida cultivar B227 chromosome 12, ASM972705v1, whole genome shotgun sequence genome encodes:
- the LOC120093027 gene encoding metal tolerance protein 1-like isoform X3 yields MRTTEMEVQDHGHIIEVCGDVQAEGPSIVGSKICGDAPSCGFSDAKNSSKDAKERSASMRKLCIAVVLCIVFMSVEVVGGIKANSLAILTDAAHLLSDVAAFAISLFSLWASGWEATPRQSYGFFRIEILGALVSIQMIWLLAGILVYEAIVRLINGPGEVKGLLMFAVSTFGLVVNVAMALLLGHEHGHAHSHDHSHGHGEHDHGHGSHEHGDEDHRHRHGISVTMHHHRHEEKGGVSDGVEHHHHHYAPKESVTTPLLENYGDDGNHPRTVTKTQKKQRNINVQGAYLHVLGDSIQSIGVMIGGAIIWYKPEYKILDLICTLIFSAIVLCTTIQMLRNILEVLMESTPREVDATKLEKGLCEMEEVVAIHELHIWAITVGKILLACHVIIKPEANADMVLDKVIEYIRREYNISHVTIQIERQ; encoded by the exons ATGCGCACAACCGAG ATGGAAGTGCAAGATCATGGTCACATAATTGAAGTGTGTGGAGATGTGCAAGCTGAAGGGCCTAGCATTGTGGGAAGTAAAATATGTGGGGATGCACCTTCTTGTGGATTTTCTGATGCAAAAAACAGTTCAAAAGATGCAAAGGAACGATCTGCGTCCATGCGGAAGCTTTGCATAGCAGTCGTTCTCTGCATCGTTTTTATGAGTGTAGAAGTAGTCGGAGGCATTAAAGCGAACAGTCTTGCAATATTGACTGATGCTGCCCATTTGTTGTCAGATGTTGCTGCATTTGCCATTTCTTTATTCTCACTCTGGGCCTCTGGTTGGGAGGCAACTCCACGTCAGTCATATGGTTTCTTCCGCATTGAAATACTCGGTGCTCTCGTTTCCATTCAGATGATCTGGCTTCTAGCTGGAATTCTTGTTTACGAAGCTATTGTCCGACTTATCAATGGTCCGGGAGAGGTTAAGGGGTTGCTCATGTTTGCTGTTTCTACGTTTGGGTTAGTTGTTAACGTAGCTATGGCTCTGCTGCTTGGTCACGAACATGGTCATGCCCATTCTCATGATCACAGTCATGGACATGGTGAGCACGACCATGGTCATGGCAGCCACGAACATGGTGATGAAGATCATAGACATCGTCATGGAATAAGTGTGACCATGCACCACCACCGCCATGAAGAGAAGGGTGGTGTGAGCGATGGTGTTGAGCACCACCATCATCATTATGCACCCAAGGAATCAGTAACGACACCCTTGCTTGAGAATTATGGTGATGACGGAAATCATCCACGAACGGTTACTAAGACGCAAAAGAAACAACGAAACATAAACGTACAGGGAGCTTATCTTCATGTACTTGGAGATTCCATCCAAAGCATTGGGGTAATGATCGGTGGCGCAATCATATGGTATAAACCCGAATACAAGATTCTTGATCTTATATGCACCCTAATTTTCTCTGCAATTGTGCTGTGCACAACAATTCAAATGCTTAGAAATATCCTTGAGGTTTTGATGGAGAGCACGCCGCGGGAGGTGGACGCAACAAAGCTTGAGAAGGGTTTGTGCGAGATGGAGGAGGTAGTTGCAATCCATGAACTGCACATATGGGCCATAACTGTTGGGAAGATTCTATTGGCATGCCATGTTATAATAAAGCCAGAGGCAAATGCAGACATGGTATTGGACAAGGTTATTGAGTATATTAGAAGAGAGTACAACATCAGCCATGTCACCATTCAGATAGAGCGCCAGTAG
- the LOC120093027 gene encoding metal tolerance protein 1-like isoform X1, translating into MRTTEVFFSADSSRFSFSFFCISFFQLFSRHFFHYFRFLNLKNCCMMEVQDHGHIIEVCGDVQAEGPSIVGSKICGDAPSCGFSDAKNSSKDAKERSASMRKLCIAVVLCIVFMSVEVVGGIKANSLAILTDAAHLLSDVAAFAISLFSLWASGWEATPRQSYGFFRIEILGALVSIQMIWLLAGILVYEAIVRLINGPGEVKGLLMFAVSTFGLVVNVAMALLLGHEHGHAHSHDHSHGHGEHDHGHGSHEHGDEDHRHRHGISVTMHHHRHEEKGGVSDGVEHHHHHYAPKESVTTPLLENYGDDGNHPRTVTKTQKKQRNINVQGAYLHVLGDSIQSIGVMIGGAIIWYKPEYKILDLICTLIFSAIVLCTTIQMLRNILEVLMESTPREVDATKLEKGLCEMEEVVAIHELHIWAITVGKILLACHVIIKPEANADMVLDKVIEYIRREYNISHVTIQIERQ; encoded by the exons ATGCGCACAACCGAGGTATTCTTTTCCGCCGATTCTTCCcgcttttccttttcctttttctgcaTTTCATTCTTCCAACTATTTTCGAGACATTTCTTCCACTATTTCCGATTCTTGAATTTAAAAAACTGTTGCATG ATGGAAGTGCAAGATCATGGTCACATAATTGAAGTGTGTGGAGATGTGCAAGCTGAAGGGCCTAGCATTGTGGGAAGTAAAATATGTGGGGATGCACCTTCTTGTGGATTTTCTGATGCAAAAAACAGTTCAAAAGATGCAAAGGAACGATCTGCGTCCATGCGGAAGCTTTGCATAGCAGTCGTTCTCTGCATCGTTTTTATGAGTGTAGAAGTAGTCGGAGGCATTAAAGCGAACAGTCTTGCAATATTGACTGATGCTGCCCATTTGTTGTCAGATGTTGCTGCATTTGCCATTTCTTTATTCTCACTCTGGGCCTCTGGTTGGGAGGCAACTCCACGTCAGTCATATGGTTTCTTCCGCATTGAAATACTCGGTGCTCTCGTTTCCATTCAGATGATCTGGCTTCTAGCTGGAATTCTTGTTTACGAAGCTATTGTCCGACTTATCAATGGTCCGGGAGAGGTTAAGGGGTTGCTCATGTTTGCTGTTTCTACGTTTGGGTTAGTTGTTAACGTAGCTATGGCTCTGCTGCTTGGTCACGAACATGGTCATGCCCATTCTCATGATCACAGTCATGGACATGGTGAGCACGACCATGGTCATGGCAGCCACGAACATGGTGATGAAGATCATAGACATCGTCATGGAATAAGTGTGACCATGCACCACCACCGCCATGAAGAGAAGGGTGGTGTGAGCGATGGTGTTGAGCACCACCATCATCATTATGCACCCAAGGAATCAGTAACGACACCCTTGCTTGAGAATTATGGTGATGACGGAAATCATCCACGAACGGTTACTAAGACGCAAAAGAAACAACGAAACATAAACGTACAGGGAGCTTATCTTCATGTACTTGGAGATTCCATCCAAAGCATTGGGGTAATGATCGGTGGCGCAATCATATGGTATAAACCCGAATACAAGATTCTTGATCTTATATGCACCCTAATTTTCTCTGCAATTGTGCTGTGCACAACAATTCAAATGCTTAGAAATATCCTTGAGGTTTTGATGGAGAGCACGCCGCGGGAGGTGGACGCAACAAAGCTTGAGAAGGGTTTGTGCGAGATGGAGGAGGTAGTTGCAATCCATGAACTGCACATATGGGCCATAACTGTTGGGAAGATTCTATTGGCATGCCATGTTATAATAAAGCCAGAGGCAAATGCAGACATGGTATTGGACAAGGTTATTGAGTATATTAGAAGAGAGTACAACATCAGCCATGTCACCATTCAGATAGAGCGCCAGTAG
- the LOC120093027 gene encoding metal tolerance protein 1-like isoform X2 translates to MGEILGAKQKNMEVQDHGHIIEVCGDVQAEGPSIVGSKICGDAPSCGFSDAKNSSKDAKERSASMRKLCIAVVLCIVFMSVEVVGGIKANSLAILTDAAHLLSDVAAFAISLFSLWASGWEATPRQSYGFFRIEILGALVSIQMIWLLAGILVYEAIVRLINGPGEVKGLLMFAVSTFGLVVNVAMALLLGHEHGHAHSHDHSHGHGEHDHGHGSHEHGDEDHRHRHGISVTMHHHRHEEKGGVSDGVEHHHHHYAPKESVTTPLLENYGDDGNHPRTVTKTQKKQRNINVQGAYLHVLGDSIQSIGVMIGGAIIWYKPEYKILDLICTLIFSAIVLCTTIQMLRNILEVLMESTPREVDATKLEKGLCEMEEVVAIHELHIWAITVGKILLACHVIIKPEANADMVLDKVIEYIRREYNISHVTIQIERQ, encoded by the exons ATGGGAGAGATTCTTGGTGCAAAACAGAAAAAT ATGGAAGTGCAAGATCATGGTCACATAATTGAAGTGTGTGGAGATGTGCAAGCTGAAGGGCCTAGCATTGTGGGAAGTAAAATATGTGGGGATGCACCTTCTTGTGGATTTTCTGATGCAAAAAACAGTTCAAAAGATGCAAAGGAACGATCTGCGTCCATGCGGAAGCTTTGCATAGCAGTCGTTCTCTGCATCGTTTTTATGAGTGTAGAAGTAGTCGGAGGCATTAAAGCGAACAGTCTTGCAATATTGACTGATGCTGCCCATTTGTTGTCAGATGTTGCTGCATTTGCCATTTCTTTATTCTCACTCTGGGCCTCTGGTTGGGAGGCAACTCCACGTCAGTCATATGGTTTCTTCCGCATTGAAATACTCGGTGCTCTCGTTTCCATTCAGATGATCTGGCTTCTAGCTGGAATTCTTGTTTACGAAGCTATTGTCCGACTTATCAATGGTCCGGGAGAGGTTAAGGGGTTGCTCATGTTTGCTGTTTCTACGTTTGGGTTAGTTGTTAACGTAGCTATGGCTCTGCTGCTTGGTCACGAACATGGTCATGCCCATTCTCATGATCACAGTCATGGACATGGTGAGCACGACCATGGTCATGGCAGCCACGAACATGGTGATGAAGATCATAGACATCGTCATGGAATAAGTGTGACCATGCACCACCACCGCCATGAAGAGAAGGGTGGTGTGAGCGATGGTGTTGAGCACCACCATCATCATTATGCACCCAAGGAATCAGTAACGACACCCTTGCTTGAGAATTATGGTGATGACGGAAATCATCCACGAACGGTTACTAAGACGCAAAAGAAACAACGAAACATAAACGTACAGGGAGCTTATCTTCATGTACTTGGAGATTCCATCCAAAGCATTGGGGTAATGATCGGTGGCGCAATCATATGGTATAAACCCGAATACAAGATTCTTGATCTTATATGCACCCTAATTTTCTCTGCAATTGTGCTGTGCACAACAATTCAAATGCTTAGAAATATCCTTGAGGTTTTGATGGAGAGCACGCCGCGGGAGGTGGACGCAACAAAGCTTGAGAAGGGTTTGTGCGAGATGGAGGAGGTAGTTGCAATCCATGAACTGCACATATGGGCCATAACTGTTGGGAAGATTCTATTGGCATGCCATGTTATAATAAAGCCAGAGGCAAATGCAGACATGGTATTGGACAAGGTTATTGAGTATATTAGAAGAGAGTACAACATCAGCCATGTCACCATTCAGATAGAGCGCCAGTAG
- the LOC120093027 gene encoding metal tolerance protein 1-like isoform X4 codes for MEVQDHGHIIEVCGDVQAEGPSIVGSKICGDAPSCGFSDAKNSSKDAKERSASMRKLCIAVVLCIVFMSVEVVGGIKANSLAILTDAAHLLSDVAAFAISLFSLWASGWEATPRQSYGFFRIEILGALVSIQMIWLLAGILVYEAIVRLINGPGEVKGLLMFAVSTFGLVVNVAMALLLGHEHGHAHSHDHSHGHGEHDHGHGSHEHGDEDHRHRHGISVTMHHHRHEEKGGVSDGVEHHHHHYAPKESVTTPLLENYGDDGNHPRTVTKTQKKQRNINVQGAYLHVLGDSIQSIGVMIGGAIIWYKPEYKILDLICTLIFSAIVLCTTIQMLRNILEVLMESTPREVDATKLEKGLCEMEEVVAIHELHIWAITVGKILLACHVIIKPEANADMVLDKVIEYIRREYNISHVTIQIERQ; via the coding sequence ATGGAAGTGCAAGATCATGGTCACATAATTGAAGTGTGTGGAGATGTGCAAGCTGAAGGGCCTAGCATTGTGGGAAGTAAAATATGTGGGGATGCACCTTCTTGTGGATTTTCTGATGCAAAAAACAGTTCAAAAGATGCAAAGGAACGATCTGCGTCCATGCGGAAGCTTTGCATAGCAGTCGTTCTCTGCATCGTTTTTATGAGTGTAGAAGTAGTCGGAGGCATTAAAGCGAACAGTCTTGCAATATTGACTGATGCTGCCCATTTGTTGTCAGATGTTGCTGCATTTGCCATTTCTTTATTCTCACTCTGGGCCTCTGGTTGGGAGGCAACTCCACGTCAGTCATATGGTTTCTTCCGCATTGAAATACTCGGTGCTCTCGTTTCCATTCAGATGATCTGGCTTCTAGCTGGAATTCTTGTTTACGAAGCTATTGTCCGACTTATCAATGGTCCGGGAGAGGTTAAGGGGTTGCTCATGTTTGCTGTTTCTACGTTTGGGTTAGTTGTTAACGTAGCTATGGCTCTGCTGCTTGGTCACGAACATGGTCATGCCCATTCTCATGATCACAGTCATGGACATGGTGAGCACGACCATGGTCATGGCAGCCACGAACATGGTGATGAAGATCATAGACATCGTCATGGAATAAGTGTGACCATGCACCACCACCGCCATGAAGAGAAGGGTGGTGTGAGCGATGGTGTTGAGCACCACCATCATCATTATGCACCCAAGGAATCAGTAACGACACCCTTGCTTGAGAATTATGGTGATGACGGAAATCATCCACGAACGGTTACTAAGACGCAAAAGAAACAACGAAACATAAACGTACAGGGAGCTTATCTTCATGTACTTGGAGATTCCATCCAAAGCATTGGGGTAATGATCGGTGGCGCAATCATATGGTATAAACCCGAATACAAGATTCTTGATCTTATATGCACCCTAATTTTCTCTGCAATTGTGCTGTGCACAACAATTCAAATGCTTAGAAATATCCTTGAGGTTTTGATGGAGAGCACGCCGCGGGAGGTGGACGCAACAAAGCTTGAGAAGGGTTTGTGCGAGATGGAGGAGGTAGTTGCAATCCATGAACTGCACATATGGGCCATAACTGTTGGGAAGATTCTATTGGCATGCCATGTTATAATAAAGCCAGAGGCAAATGCAGACATGGTATTGGACAAGGTTATTGAGTATATTAGAAGAGAGTACAACATCAGCCATGTCACCATTCAGATAGAGCGCCAGTAG